One genomic window of Camelina sativa cultivar DH55 chromosome 5, Cs, whole genome shotgun sequence includes the following:
- the LOC104788723 gene encoding ribosomal RNA small subunit methyltransferase-like encodes MVLELQRRFQGTPFSNRLEVIQGDVLKTELPRFDICVANIPYQISSPLTFKLLFHPTSFRCAVIMYQREFAMRLVAQPGDNLYCRLSVNTQLYARVSHLLKVGKNNFRPPPKVDSSVVRIEPRRPAPQVNKKEWDGFLRVCFIRKNKTLGSIFKQKPVLLMLEKNFKTLQALLASLQNNDNGEAASIDLGGDHQGMSIEDDYNEVDDDDMDMDDGGEVDGDGGEKSEFKEKVINVLKEGAFEEKRASKLSQQEFLYLLSLFNKYGIHFT; translated from the exons ATGGTTCTCGAGCTTCAGCGCCGTTTTCAAGGAACCCCCTTTTCTAACCGCTTGGAG GTGATTCAAGGTGATGTGTTGAAGACGGAGCTACCTCGGTTTGACATATGTGTGGCAAACATACCCTATCAGATATCATCACCTCTCACTTTCAAGCTTCTCTTCCATCCAACAAGCTTTAGATGCGCTGTGATCATGTACCAGAGGGAATTCGCCATGAGACTCGTTGCTCAGCCTGGTGACAATCTCTACTGCCGTCTTTCTGTCAACACTCAGCTCTACGCCAGAGTCTCCCACCTCCTCAAAGTCGGCAAGAACAATTTCCGACCTCCCCCTAAGGTTGATTCTTCCGTTGTCCGTATCGAACCAAGGAGGCCTGCCCCTCAAGTTAACAAGAAGGAGTGGGATGGCTTCTTGCGAGTCTGTTTCAtcagaaagaacaaaactttggGTTCGATTTTCAAGCAAAAGCCTGTTCTTTTGATGCTCGAGAAGAATTTCAAGACTCTTCAGGCCTTGCTTGCTTCCTTGCAGAACAATGACAATGGCGAAGCTGcttccattgatcttggtggtGACCACCAGGGCATGTCAATCGAAGATGACTACAATGAAGTGGATGACGACGATATGGACATGGATGATGGAGGAGAAGTAGATGGAGACGGAGGTGAAAAATCTGAGTTCAAGGAGAAAGTTATAAATGTGTTGAAGGAAGGTGCTTTCGAGGAGAAGAGAGCTTCCAAGCTTTCACAACAAgagtttttgtatcttctttcCTTGTTCAACAAGTATGGTATTCACTTCACATAG
- the LOC104788725 gene encoding PH-interacting protein-like: MEWIPKSIPFMEASNLANVVSGNATLEPHERLVCHSSLTDVDMDLREVYFLILHFLSTGPCERTFGHLRDEILEKGLLPRRYHSWWSRSGTCTGRPDDDGISLPLSYDNLIDRYPHIEKDHLVKLLKQLILPSHMRVEGNAPNAADVPTLLGSGTFSLVDHKNIESQKARHVASYLRWPHMHADQVRGLSLREIGGGFRKHHRAPSILSACHAIAKPSTMVQKMQNIKKLRGHRNAVYCAIFDRSGRYVITGSDDRLVKIWSMETALCLASCRGHEGDITDLAVSSNNALVASASNDFVIRVWRLPDGMPISVLRGHTGAVTAIAFSPRQASVYQLLSSSDDGTCRIWDARYSQWLPRIYVPSPSDASTGKNTFTSSNKASTSNASQSHQILCCAYNANGTIFVTGSSDSNARVWSASKPNLDDAEQPTHELDVLRGHENDVNYVQFSGCAVAPKSSTADTLKEDCYPKFKNSWFCHDNIVTCSRDGSAIIWTPRSRKFHGKSGRWMKGYHLKVPPPPLPPQPPRGGPRQRFLPTPRGVNMIIWSLDNRFVLAAIMDCRICVWNAADGSLVHCLTGHSESSYVLDVHPFNPRIAMSAGYDGKTIIWDIWEGIPIKVYEIGRFKLVDGKFSQDGTSIVLSDDVGQIYFLNTGQGESQKNAKYDQADLEQLSSKSLEEHHRVIGIYSREPGSSSVDAKGDSWCQDIPQSMNTPQREKTDNQMIKSSDQDHNMCKDEDLSRVEPLSGQLRNCDIDASMEADEIFPKKVRRLRLKLRHPSSPLKLEPAEVADDLADGGDGFASVAPSSMNHFMDSEPVIDKVRDSSAHDFDFEEATADVIRRKRSMRSESSTRNSTLRTRLGSGSVNEIKKQEKPSTSVCDGASFEEWPSTIKAASRSRSASAVKQSHHTEFKLNNNASRKISWLMLSEHEEGCRYIPQLGDEVVYFKQGHQEFIASSELNDSDRRLLPRNLGAVEICRVEKLNYDTYRGSGESCCKMTLRVLDFSSSHASRKEFQLTLPDLINFPDFVVEKTRYDAAIQTKWEIGDECRVWWRNESGEGGAWWEGRIESSQVKSPDFPDSPWERYRVVYETGERDLHSPWEFDNPQFPWENSTIEEKKRDKLLSLFVGLVKSISKHQDSYGIQKLNEAAQKMDFCNRFPVPLYPELIHKRLENQYYRSIESFKHDMDAMLSNAESYFARNAHMLSKIKRLGDKLTKTLRKLI; encoded by the exons ATGGAGTGGATACCCAAATCTATTCCTTTTATGGAAGCTTCGAATTTGGCAAACGTGGTTTCAGGAAATGCAACTCTTGAGCCACATGAGAGACTTGTTTGCCATTCTTCGCTAACTGATGTAGATATGGACCTTAGAGAAGTCTATTTCctgattttacattttctttctaCTGGCCCCTGTGAACGCACCTTTGGGCACTTGAGAGACGAAATTTTGGAGAAAGGGCTTTTACCCCGTAGATATCATTCCTGGTGGTCAAGAAGTGGCACTTGTACTGGGCGTCCTGACGATGATGGCATCTCCCTTCCGTTGAGTTATGATAATTTGATAGACAG GTATCCTCATATCGAAAAGGATCACTTGGTGAAGCTTCTCAAACAACTTATTTTACCTTCACACATGAGAGTTGAAGGAAATGCTCCCAATGCTGCTGATGTTCCAACACTACTGGGATCTGGCACCTTTTCACTTGTGGATC ATAAAAATATAGAGTCTCAGAAAGCTAGGCATGTTGCGTCATACTTACGCTGGCCGCATATGCATGCCGATCAAGTGCGTGGACTAAGTCTCAGGGAAATAGGAGGAGGTTTCAGAAAACACCACCGTGCTCCGTCCATTCTTTCAGCATGCCATGCTATTGCAAAACCATCAACAATGGttcaaaagatgcaaaatataaaGAAGCTCAGAGGACATCGTAATGCTGTCTACTGCG CTATATTTGATCGTTCTGGAAGATATGTTATCACTGGTTCTGATGACCGGCTTGTCAAAATTTGGTCAATGGAAACTGCGCTTTGCTTGGCTAGCTGCCGCGGGCATGAA GGTGACATTACAGACTTGGCCGTTAGTTCAAACAATGCATTGGTGGCGTCAGCTTCAAACGATTTTGTGATCCGAGTG TGGCGGTTGCCTGATGGAATGCCAATTTCTGTATTGCGGGGCCACACTGGAGCTGTTACTGCAATTGCATTCAGTCCCAGACAGGCGTCTGTTTACCAACTTTTATC GTCATCAGATGATGGAACCTGTCGTATCTGGGATGCTAGGTATTCTCAATGGCTCCCACGAATCTATGTTCCAAGTCCATCAGATGCTAGCACTG GCAAAAACACTTTTACATCTTCCAACAAAGCGTCCACGAGCAATGCATCTCAGAGTCATCAAATATTATGTTGTGCTTACAATGCTAATGGGACCATTTTCGTCACGGGTAGCTCTGACAGCAATGCAAGG GTTTGGAGTGCCTCAAAACCTAACTTGGATGATGCTGAACAGCCGACTCATGAGCTGGATGTTCTACGTGGCCATGAGAATGATGTCAACTATGTGCAGTTTAG tggtTGTGCTGTGGCTCCAAAATCTTCAACAGCTGATACTCTGAAGGAAGATTGTTACCCAAAGTTTAAGAATTCCTG GTTTTGTCATGACAACATAGTAACCTGCTCTCGCGATGGTAGTGCAATTATATGGACTCCAAGATCACGTAAATTCCAT GGGAAATCTGGACGCTGGATGAAAGGATATCATCTGAAGGTGCCACCTCCTCCACTTCCTCCACAACCTCCTCGAGGAGGCCCACGTCAAAGGTTTCTTCCAACACCACGGGGTGTAAATATGATTATATGGAGCTTGGATAATCGCTTCGTACTTGCCGCTATCATGG ATTGCAGGATATGTGTTTGGAATGCTGCTGATGGTAGCTTAGTGCATTGTTTAACTGGTCACAGTGAATCG TCCTATGTCTTGGATGTCCATCCTTTCAATCCTCGTATTGCTATGAGCGCTGGCTACGATGGGAAAACAATTATCTGGGAT ATATGGGAGGGTATACCAATCAAAGTATACGAAATCGGGAGATTTAAGTTGGTTGATGGAAAATTTTCACA AGATGGGACATCTATTGTGCTTTCAGATGACGTTGGCCAGATATATTTCCTAAACACAGGACAAGGAGAGTCTCAAAAGAATGCAAAATACGATCAG GCTGATTTGGAGCAATTATCTTCTAAATCTTTGGAGGAGCATCACAGAGTGATTGGTATATACTCAAGAGAGCCCGGTTCAAGTTCTGTAGATGCAAAAGGTGATTCATGGTGTCAGGATATTCCGCAATCTATGAATACTCCACAGAGAGAAAAGACAGATAATCAGATGATAAAATCTTCAGATCAAGACCATAATATGTGCAA AGATGAAGATCTGTCAAGAGTTGAACCCTTGTCTGGTCAGTTGAGAAATTGCGATATAGATGCTTCTATGGAAGCTGATGAGATTTTTCCAAAGAAAGTTCGACGACTGAGATTAAAGCTTCGGCATCCCAGCAGTCCTCTTAAACTAGAGCCTGCTGAAGTAGCAGATGATTTGGCAGATGGTGGAGATGGGTTTGCATCCGTAGCTCCCTCTTCCATGAATCATTTTATGGATTCTGAACCTGTAATAGATAAAGTTAGAGATTCGTCTGCACATGactttgattttgaagaagcTACAGCTGATGTGATACGTAGGAAAAGATCCATGAGAAGTGAATCTAGTACAAGAAATAGCACATTACGCACAAGGTTAGGCTCTGGATCtgtaaatgaaataaagaaacaagaaaaacctTCCACGAGCGTGTGTGATGGTGCGTCATTTGAAGAATGGCCTTCTACGATCAAAGCTGCGTCCCGGTCAAGATCTGCAAGCGCCGTCAAACAAAGTCACCATACTGAATTTAAGTTGAATAATAATGCCTCACGAAAAATTTCATGGTTAATGTTGTCTGAACACGAGGAAGGCTGCCGTTATATACCCCAGCTAGGTGATGAAGTTGTTTACTTCAAGCAG GGTCATCAAGAGTTCATTGCATCTAGCGAATTAAATGACAGTGACCGAAGGTTGCTTCCTCGAAACCTAGGAGCGGTAGAGATTTGCAGAGTTGAGAAACTCAATTACGATACATATCGTGGTTCTGGCGAAAGCTGCTGCAAAATGACCCTCAGGGTTCTGGATTTTTCTTCATCACATGCCTCCCGCAAAGAGTTTCAACTGACGCTTCCTGATCTCATTAATTTCCctgattttgttgttgagaAGACTCGATATGATGCTGCAATTCAAACGAAATGGGAAATCGGTGATGAGTGCCGTGTGTGGTGGAGAAATGAATCCGGTGAAGGCGGGGCGTGGTGGGAAGGTAGGATTGAGTCTTCACAAGTTAAATCCCCTGACTTCCCAGATAGTCCTTGGGAAAGATACAGAGTTGTCTATGAAACTGGGGAGAGAGATCTTCACAGCCCGTGGGAGTTTGACAATCCCCAGTTTCCCTGGGAAAACTCTACCatcgaagaaaagaaaagagataagcTGCTTTCATTATTTGTTGGACTAGTGAAATCAATCAGCAAGCATCAG GACAGCTATGGGATCCAAAAGCTAAACGAAGCTGCTCAAAAGATGGATTTCTGCAATAG GTTCCCGGTTCCTTTATACCCTGAGCTGATTCACAAGAGACTAGAGAATCAGTACTACAGAAGTATTGAATCGTTTAAACACGACATGGATGCAATGCTCTCAAACGCGGAGTCTTATTTTGCTAGGAATGCACATATGCTTTCGAAGATAAAGCGACTGGGAGATAAATTGACAAAAACGTTAAGAAAGCTGATCTGA
- the LOC104784553 gene encoding calvin cycle protein CP12-1, chloroplastic-like: protein MTTIGASGLSVATPRVVVLPAVRVSAPVRLNYPWKLGSMNRMVVVKATSEGGISDKVEKSIQEAKETCADDPVSGECVAAWDEVEELSAAASHARDKKKAGGSDPLEEYCNDNPETDECRTYDN from the coding sequence ATGACAACCATAGGTGCATCTGGTCTAAGCGTGGCGACTCCACGAGTGGTAGTTCTACCGGCGGTTCGTGTATCAGCTCCGGTCCGGTTGAATTACCCGTGGAAGTTGGGTTCGATGAACAGGATGGTTGTGGTAAAGGCGACATCGGAAGGAGGGATATCGGACAAGGTGGAGAAGAGTATACAAGAAGCCAAGGAGACATGCGCTGATGATCCGGTGAGCGGAGAGTGTGTGGCGGCGTGGGACGAGGTGGAGGAGCTGAGTGCGGCGGCGAGTCATGCTAGGGACAAGAAGAAAGCTGGTGGCTCCGATCCTTTGGAAGAGTACTGCAATGACAATCCTGAGACTGATGAGTGCCGTacttatgataattaa
- the LOC104784555 gene encoding probable glutamyl endopeptidase, chloroplastic produces the protein MMRFHKACHRFSLSPLCHLSPPSPSPSASLLLPSKLSGFSTLRARRCLRAHRISGNPFTISMSSRSASTRLRCLASVCAEDGGSSSNGSVSASATATEDDELALGTGYRLPPPEIRDIVDAPPVPALSFSPQRDKILFLKRRALPPLADLARPEEKLAGVRIDGYCNTRSRMSFYTGLGIHQLLPDGTLSPEKEITGIPDGGKINFVTWSNDGKHLAFSIRVDENGNSSKPVVWVADIDTGVARPLFKSQDIHLNAIFESFVWIDNSTLLVSTIPSSRGDPPKKPLVPSGPKTLSNEKKNVVQVRTFQDLLKDEYDADLFDYYATSQLVLASLDGTVNEVGEPAVYTSLDPSTDHKYLLVSSLHRPYSFIVPCGRFPKKVEVWTSDGRFVRQLCDLPLAEDIPIASNSVRKGMRSINWRADKPSTLYWAETQDGGDAKVEVSPRDIVYMQSAEPLAGEEPEVLHKLDLRYGGISWCDDTLALVYESWYKTRRTRTWVISPGSSDVSPRILFDRSSEDVYSDPGSTMLRRTAAGTYVIAKIKKENDEGTYVLLNGSGATPQGNVPFLDLFDINTGNKERIWESDKEKYFETVVALMSDQKEGDLRMEELKVLTSKESKTENTQYSLQLWPDRKVQQITNFPHPYPQLASLQKEMIRYQRKDGVQLTATLYLPQGYDPSKDGPLPCLFWSYPGEFKSKDAASQVRGSPNEFAGIGSTSALLWLARRFAILSGPTIPIIGEGEEEANDSYVEQLVASAEAAVEEVVRRGVAHPSKIAVGGHSYGAFMTANLLAHAPHLFSCGIARSGAYNRTLTPFGFQNEDRTLWEATNVYVEMSPFMSANKIKKPILLIHGEEDNNPGTLTMQSDRFFNALKGHGALCRLVVLPHESHGYSARESIMHVLWETDRWLQKYCVPNTSDADTSPDQSKEGSDSADKVAAGTGGGNPEFGEHEDHYKLRRSLL, from the exons atgatGCGCTTTCACAAAGCTTGTCatcgtttctctctttctcctctctgcCATTTATCTCCGCCGTCTCCGTCGCCGTCTGCTTCTCTCCTTCTACCTTCCAAGCTTTCCGGATTCTCGACTCTGCGTGCTCGCCGTTGCCTAAGAGCTCATCGAATCTCCGGAAACCCGTTCACCATTTCCATGTCTTCACGTTCTGCTTCTACTAGGCTTCGTTGTCTCGCATCTGTCTGTGCTGAAGACGGTGGTAGCAGCTCTAATGGCTCCGTTTCAGCCTCTGCTACTGCAACTGAAGATGATG AATTGGCTTTAGGCACAGGGTATCGTCTTCCTCCGCCTGAGATCAGAGATATTGTAGATGCCCCACCAGTCCCTGCATTATCATTTTCACCACAAAGGGATAAGATATTGTTTCTCAAACGGAGAGCATTGCCCCCGCTGGCAGATCTAGCTAGACCAGAGGAGAAGCTTGCAGGTGTTCGAATCGATGGATACTGCAACACCAGAAGCAGGATGTCATTCTACACTGGTTTAGGAATCCATCAGTTATTGCCTGATGGTACGTTGAGTCCAGAGAAAGAGATCACTGGCATTCCAGATGGCGGTAAGATTAACTTTGTCACATGGTCTAATGACGGTAAGCATCTCGCTTTCAGCATCCGGGTCGATGAGAACGGAAACAGTAGTAAGCCAGTTGTATGGGTAGCTGATATTGATACTGGAGTTGCTAGACCATTGTTTAAGTCGCAAGATATTCATCTCAATGCGATTTTTGAGAGTTTTGTTTGGATTGATAATTCCACTTTGCTGGTGAGCACAATCCCTTCATCTCGTGGTGACCCACCAAAGAAACCTTTGGTCCCATCTGGTCCCAAAACTCTGTCAAACGAGAAGAAGAATGTTGTCCAAGTTAGAACATTCCAAGATTTGCTCAAGGATGAGTATGACGCTGATTTATTCGACTACTATGCCACATCACAACTGGTATTGGCTTCTCTGGATGGTACAGTGAACGAAGTAGGGGAACCTGCAGTGTATACATCGTTGGACCCTTCCACAGACCATAAGTACTTGTTAGTATCATCACTTCATAGGCCATATTCCTTCATTGTACCTTGTGGTAGATTTCCAAAGAAGGTGGAAGTCTGGACATCTGATGGTAGATTTGTAAGACAGCTATGTGACTTGCCCCTAGCTGAAGATATCCCCATTGCCTCCAATAGTGTGCGTAAAGGAATGCGTTCAATAAACTGGCGAGCAGACAAGCCTTCAACCCTCTACTG GGCAGAAACACAAGATGGAGGTGATGCCAAAGTGGAAGTTTCACCGCGTGATATAGTTTATATGCAGTCTGCGGAACCACTGGCAGGAGAAGAACCAGAAGTGTTACACAAGCTCGATCTTCGTTATGG AGGAATTTCTTGGTGTGATGATACATTAGCTCTGGTTTATGAATCATGGTATAAAACACGACGGACAAGGACATGGGTTATCTCTCCTGGATCTAGCGATGTCAGTCCACGCATCTTGTTTGATAGATCATCGGAAGATGTGTATTCAGACCCTGGCTCAACCATGCTGAGGAGAACTGCTGCTGGAACATATGTAATAGCAAAGATAAAGAAGGAAAATGATGAAGGCACTTATGTCTTATTGAACGGAAGTGGGGCTACACCACAAGGGAATGTACCCTTCCTTGACTTGTTTGACAT AAATACAGGCAACAAAGAACGAATCTGGGAGAGTGACAAGGAAAAGTATTTCGAGACAGTTGTTGCCTTGATGTCTGACCAGAAAGAAGGGGACTTAAGAATGGAGGAGCTGAAAGTCCTGACATCAAAGGAGTCTAAAACTGAAAACACCCAATATTCTCTCCAACTTTGGCCTGATAGGAAAGTGCAACAGATTACCAACTTTCCTCATCCGTATCCGCAGTTGGCTTCATTACAGAAAGAGATGATCAGGTACCAACGAAAAGACGGAGTTCAACTTACTGCAACACTATACCTACCACAAGGCTATGATCCATCAAAAGACGGTCCTCTTCCTTGTCTGTTTTGGTCTTATCCTGGTGAATTCAAGAGCAAAGATGCTGCTAGTCAAGTCCGTGGCTCTCCAAATGAATTTGCAGGCATTGGTTCAACGTCGGCCCTTCTTTGGCTTGCTAGAAG GTTTGCTATATTATCTGGACCTACCATACCTATAATTGGTGAAGGTGAGGAAGAGGCTAATGACAG CTACGTAGAGCAATTGGTTGCAAGTGCCGAGGCTGCTGTAGAGGAAGTCGTCAGGCGTGGA GTGGCTCATCCAAGCAAAATTGCTGTTGGGGGACACTCCTATGGAGCGTTTATGACAGCAAATCTTCTTGCTCATGCTCCTCATCTTTTCTCCTGCGGAATAGCTCGATCTGGCGCTTACAACAGAACACTCACGCCCTTTGGTTTCCAG AACGAGGACCGAACTCTGTGGGAAGCTACTAATGTCTATGTAGAGATGAGCCCATTCATGTCTGCTAATAAAATCAAGAAGCCAATCTTGCTCATTCATGGTGAAGAAGACAATAACCCAGGAACTCTAACAATGCAG TCAGACCGATTCTTCAATGCACTAAAAGGTCATGGCGCTCTTTGCCGTCTTGTTGTTCTTCCTCACGAGAGCCACGGGTACTCAGCACGGGAAAGCATTATGCACGTACTCTGGGAAACCGACCGTTGGCTTCAAAAATACTGCGTTCCAAACACATCAGATGCAGATACAAGTCCCGACCAGTCGAAAGAAGGCTCGGATTCTGCAGACAAAGTAGCGGCAGGCACAGGTGGTGGTAATCCCGAGTTTGGTGAGCACGAAGATCACTACAAGCTCAGGAGATCACTTCTCTG A